Proteins from one Cicer arietinum cultivar CDC Frontier isolate Library 1 chromosome 3, Cicar.CDCFrontier_v2.0, whole genome shotgun sequence genomic window:
- the LOC101509379 gene encoding F-box/LRR-repeat protein At3g48880-like, with translation MIDAGNINMKRRSSNRNRKYSNDYLFYEILVKIFTTLNVMDRSLVGMVCKSWNLASRDPSLWKKLDLTTLCTRCFYVRLIPINVWIDEYPSNKMTQFLKYASSLGGGNVSTIILNYYVYLRDEHLISLAERTPNVKRLVLPVSGNITKNGIESAMRSWRGLESITITSIVNDIAIDIFVAIGKYSLNILRLKFTCYFDLDQAEALVKYTPNLKELSIRNILVNMRGLCLVLNSLKHLEVVNICHSLIMDNLEGGFEIYDPIDHILKYVDVSCLKKLIICEKNSCLRCKNGRKKNVYDYRTSLPYRHLEDIWREDEISSLAH, from the exons ATGATTGATGCAGGAAACATTAACATGAAGAGAAGAAGTTCAAATCGCAATCGCAAGTATTCGAATGATTACTTGTTCTACGAAATATTGGTAAAAATCTTTACCACTCTAAATGTTATGGACCGTTCTCTAGTTGGCATGGTTTGTAAATCATGGAACTTAGCTAGCCGTGACCCTTCACTTTGGAAGAAACTTGATCTAACTACGTTATGCACTAGGTGCTTTTATGTACGTTTGATACCAATTAATGTTTGGATCGATGAATATCCAAGCAATAAAATGACTCAATTCTTGAAGTATGCTTCAAGTTTGGGTGGTGGAAACGTAAGTACCATAATACTTAATTATTATGTCTACTTGAGAGATGAACATTTAATCTCCCTAGCTGAAAG GACTCCAAATGTGAAGAGGTTAGTGCTACCGGTATCAGGCAACATAACAAAAAATGGAATAGAAAGTGCAATGAGATCATGGAGAGGCCTTGAGTCTATCACAATTACCTCAATAGTAAATGATATTGCTATAGATATTTTTGTTGCAATTGGAAAATATTCTTTGAACATCCTTAGGTTAAAGTTCACATGCTACTTTGATCTAGATCAAGCTGAAGCCTTAGTGAAATACACACCAAATCTAAAGGAATTGAGTATTCGGAACATTCTAGTAAACATGAGAGGTTTATGTCTTGTACTTAATAGCTTGAAACATTTGGAGGTGGTAAATATATGCCATAGTTTGATTATGGATAATTTAGAAGGTGgatttgaaatatatgatccTATTGATCATATACTAAAATATGTGGATGTCTCTTGTTTGAAAAAGCTTATCATTTGTGAAAAGAATTCATGCCTTAGATGCAAGAATGGAAGGAAGAAGAATGTTTATGATTATCGAACAAGTCTTCCATATAGACACTTGGAGGATATTTGGCGTGAAGATGAGATAAGCTCTCTTGCACATTAA